In Leishmania mexicana MHOM/GT/2001/U1103 complete genome, chromosome 34, one DNA window encodes the following:
- a CDS encoding putative MCAK-like kinesin, producing MPSIPLVTELGARAGEFQHILNMSKIPAQVEQKLRPAMDPGELFTCQDSRIFVRARPIVAHDMEDPNNQSIVQKVDDNRDLVVMTPKISLSGECTIDPCVVTLDGVFVGARDDTERVYLESCAPLVSLSVNGASTCVLCYGQTGSGKTYTTSGIFRLVAMDLAPAFATHDILLTVLEIQALKNIDLLTGTDVQIVEDVSGELKLLGTEAFECSSAEMLLAAFEEAASQRTTRSTERNETSSRSHMIARISIISKETKWAKPGDLFIVDLAGSENTADSATHDKTRQAETKFINTSLMTLKDCIRSRALASSSTQHLHIPYRRSPLTFLLRDCFEIAVRRPTKTVMIACVSPLLRDSRHTINTLRYASMLAVTPPSKVLAPDPNDPNNYTREHALDFLVKVSHGNITEPEYILPEGDGRTLVHIPEAEFIRRIVESHPHIPEKKAKLIYTAVWKRVVDARTKGRKQMIDAKRHIKAPRCAM from the coding sequence ATGCCTAGCATTCCGTTGGTGACCGAGCTCGGGGCGAGGGCGGGTGAGTTTCAGCACATCTTGAACATGTCCAAAATTCCAGCCCAAGTGGAGCAAAAGCTGCGTCCGGCGATGGATCCTGGTGAGCTCTTCACCTGTCAGGATTCGCGTATTTTTGTGCGCGCTCGCCCGATCGTCGCACATGACATGGAAGATCCAAACAATCAGAGCATTGTGCAGAAAGTCGATGACAACAGAGACCTCGTCGTGATGACGCCGAAAATATCGCTTTCTGGCGAGTGCACAATTGATCCGTGCGTTGTCACGCTTGACGGCGTGTTCGTGGGTGCCCGTGACGATACAGAGCGAGTTTACCTAGAGTCATGCGCCCCAttggtctctctctccgttaACGGCGCATCTACGTGCGTGCTCTGTTACGGGCAGACAGGCAGCGGAAAAACCTACACAACCTCTGGTATTTTTCGCCTTGTCGCCATGGATCTCGCGCCTGCCTTCGCCACTCATGATATCCTCCTCACTGTTCTTGAAATACAAGCACTCAAGAACATTGACCTGCTCACTGGCACGGATGTTCAGATAGTGGAGGATGTCTCAGGCGAGCTTAAGCTCTTGGGGACAGAGGCCTTTGAGTGCTCCAGTGCCGAAATGCTTCTCGCCGCTTTTGAGGAAGCTGCCTCACAGCGGACAACGCGGTCAACGGAGAGAAACGAAACGTCGTCCCGTTCTCACATGATCGCTCGCATCTCCATTATTTCGAAGGAGACGAAGTGGGCGAAGCCTGGCGATTTGTTCATCGTGGATCTGGCCGGTAGTGAAAACACCGCCGACAGCGCAACTCATGACAAAACTCGCCAAGCAGAAACCAAATTCATTAACACCTCTCTCATGACACTGAAGGATTGCATTCGATCCCGTGCTCTTGCGTCTTCGAGTacgcagcacctgcacatCCCATACAGGCGCTCGCCTCTTACGTTTCTTTTGCGCGACTGCTTTGAGATCGCCGTGCGTCGCCCAACGAAGACAGTTATGATCGCCTGTGTCTCACCGCTGCTTCGAGACTCACGGCATACTATCAACACACTGCGGTACGCATCGATGCTTGCTGTGACACCACCATCCAAAGTCCTGGCACCCGATCCGAACGATCCAAACAATTACACGCGCGAGCACGCCCTCGACTTTCTTGTAAAAGTGTCGCATGGAAACATCACTGAGCCGGAGTACATTTTGCCGGAGGGTGACGGGCGAACTCTCGTACACATTCCAGAGGCGGAATTTATTCGCCGCATCGTGGAGAGCCATCCGCACATACCCGAGAAAAAGGCGAAACTTATTTATACTGCCGTGTGGAAGCGTGTTGTCGACGCGCGCACCAAAGGTCGAAAGCAGATGATCGACGCAAAGCGGCATATCAAGGCACCCCGCTGCGCTATGTAG
- a CDS encoding putative glycine cleavage system H protein produces MESEGEMTIGISSYAQENLGDVVYVSLPQVGDTVKAKDVVGEVESVKATSNVYSPVDGTITAVNEKLKDQPGLVNQSPEEKGWLIKVKCSEIPKGLMDEAAYKKFLE; encoded by the coding sequence ATGGAGTCCGAGGGTGAGATGACCATTGGTATCTCCAGCTACGCCCAGGAGAATCTGGGTGACGTGGTGTacgtctctctcccgcaGGTGGGCGATACTGTCAAGGCGAAGGATGTCGTAGGCGAGGTGGAGAGCGTAAAGGCCACGAGCAATGTGTACTCCCCGGTTGAcggcaccatcaccgccgtgAACGAGAAGCTGAAAGACCAGCCGGGCCTCGTCAATCAGTCTCCTGAGGAGAAGGGCTGGCTGATCAAGGTGAAATGCTCTGAGATTCCCAAGGGCCTcatggacgaggcggcgtACAAGAAGTTCCTCGAGTAG
- a CDS encoding glyceraldehyde-3-phosphate dehydrogenase-like protein, with the protein MPITVGINGFGPVGKSALFAALADPLVTVTAVVDASVCAAYIAYVIEQEYPHRNPKGPPILVTDKQKDQIVLNDTHVIHVSAAQDPQSSLWKKYGAQYVLECTGLYTTRSRSWGHVTGGATGVVIAAASADTNTVMESSGSERLAASLPVCAAGAPIGAVVAPVLDSLAKVLEIEQVSYTALYGPQPQHPIGAKSDDSRDWRQVRLQSVASCAMASSRDTGVETVGALLPHLVGHLSASAFQVPVAQGCAVDLVVYTKEAVPADVVASAFAHAAQASERNAKVCIAKGPMISVDCIGSSSVILDAGSLSSSAEGKVHRMVLWVDLSCYYAALLLSLTKKVHGIHTPPSS; encoded by the coding sequence ATGCCCATCACAGTCGGCATCAACGGCTTCGGCCCTGTCGGGAAGTCCGCCTTGTTCGCTGCCCTGGCCGATCCGTTGGTCACCGTTACAGCAGTCGTTGACGCCTCCGTGTGTGCGGCCTACATTGCATATGTGATTGAGCAGGAGTATCCGCATCGAAACCCGAAAGGGCCGCCGATTCTCGTGACGGACAAGCAGAAGGATCAGATTGTACTCAACGACACCCACGTCATTCACGTGTCGGCCGCGCAAGACCCGCAGTCATCGCTGTGGAAGAAATACGGTGCGCAGTACGTGCTAGAGTGCACAGGCCTTTACACCACACGTAGCCGCAGTTGGGGTCATGTAACGGGTGGTGCGACGGGCGTCGTCAttgccgctgccagcgcTGATACGAACACAGTCATGGAATCAAGCGGCTCGGAGAGACTCGCTGCATCGTTGCCTGtgtgcgctgcaggagcaccCATCGGGGCCGTCGTAGCTCCAGTGCTGGACTCGCTGGCGAAGGTGTTGGAGATCGAGCAGGTGAGTTACACGGCCCTCTATGGGCCTCAGCCACAGCACCCAATCGGCGCCAAGTCGGACGACTCACGCGACTGGCGGCAAGTACGACTGCAGTCAGTTGCCAGCTGTGCGATGGCTTCCAGTCGCGACACCGGCGTCGAAACAGTTGGCGCGCTCCTGCCGCATCTGGTTGGTCACCTGAGCGCTAGCGCTTTCCAGGTTCCTGTGGCGCAAGGGTGTGCGGTCGACCTAGTTGTCTACACGAAAGAGGCCGTGCCGGCGGATGTGGTGGCGAGCGCCTTtgcgcacgccgcgcaggcCTCGGAGCGGAATGCAAAGGTATGCATCGCCAAGGGACCCATGATCAGTGTTGACTGCATTGGGAGCTCAAGTGTCATACTGGACGCCGGTTCgttgagcagcagcgccgaagGCAAGGTGCATCGCATGGTGTTGTGGGTGGACTTATCGTGCTACTACGCGGCACTGCTGTTGTCATTGACGAAGAAGGTGCACGGCATTCACacaccaccgtcgtcgtAA
- a CDS encoding putative peptidyl-prolyl cis-trans isomerase (cyclophilin-40), translating to MPSTYCYFDITIGGKPRRERVVLELFADVTPKTCENFRQLCLGNDGKRVEGTEVPMTYQGCTFHRVIPGFMIQGGDFTNHNGTGGVSIYGEKFEDENFTIPCDKSGLLAMANAGANTNGSQFFITTAPATHLTGRHVVFGRVVRGMNTVRAVEQTPTGANDKPVADCVIAGCGTLDGLPEEEPTADGDAYPDYPEDAESPMDDAKRIEAGEAIRQIGNSHFKNAAYDSAIEKYAKAVRYLNQVENKDGHPEVDEKLIACYNNHAMCAIKLQQWSEARHTASLALSVDAKNAKAFFRRGTAVLKAGDADGAVEDLTQAHQIEPENAEITAKLNEAKEKVKAQKAKLAANLKKMFS from the coding sequence aTGCCGAGCACGTACTGCTACTTTGACATCACCATTGGTGGGAAGCCGAGGAGAGAGCGGGTTGTGTTGGAGCTGTTCGCGGATGTGACGCCCAAGACGTGCGAGAACTTCCGCCAGCTGTGCCTCGGCAACGATGGCaagagggtggaggggacGGAGGTGCCCATGACATACCAGGGCTGCACTTTCCACCGTGTAATCCCGGGCTTTATGATTCAGGGCGGTGACTTCACCAACCACaacggcaccggcggcgtctCTATCTACGGCGAGAAGTTCGAAGATGAAAACTTCACCATTCCGTGCGACAAGAGCGGTCTGCTCGCCATGGCCAACGCCGGCGCCAACACGAACGGCTCGCAGTTCTTCatcacgacggcgccggcgacacACCTGACGGGCCGCCACGTCGTTTTCGGTCGCGTTGTCCGTGGCATGAACACGGTGCGCGCCGTCGAGCAGACCCCTACAGGTGCTAACGACAAGCCTGTGGCGGACTGCGTTAtcgccggctgcggcacgcTGGATGGATtgccggaggaggagccgacCGCCGATGGCGACGCGTACCCCGACTACCCAGAAGACGCTGAGTCTCCTATGGACGACGCCAAGCGCATCGAGGCCGGCGAGGCGATTCGCCAGATTGGCAACTCCCACTTCAAGAATGCCGCCTACGATTCGGCCATCGAGAAGTACGCGAAGGCGGTGCGCTACCTGAATCAGGTGGAAAACAAGGACGGTCACCCCGAGGTCGACGAGAAGCTGATTGCCTGTTACAACAACCACGCAATGTGCGCCATCAAGCTTCAGCAGTGGTCGGAGGCTCGCCACACGGCGTCTCTTGCGCTCAGTGTGGACGCGAAGAACGCCAAGGCGTTTTTCCGCCgaggcacggcggtgctgaaAGCGGGCGATGCAGACGGTGCTGTCGAGGATCTGACGCAGGCGCATCAGATTGAGCCGGAGAACGCCGAGATCACAGCAAAGCTGAACGAGGCAaaggagaaggtgaaggcCCAAAAAGCAAAGTTGGCGGCCAATCTAAAGAAGATGTTCTCGTGA
- a CDS encoding putative AMP deaminase: MMDSKSNVGDSATMPMLPELYHGGLFQPASPHGESASTAPFYEKNGQLHSCHGVPHGCLTREPSEMFQVVIDGDDGGVEMRRVHDRIEAALRVRSLYRPLEARVGGRERANPYMSAPMPSRVTIVQKDGVYQVTDHDASLFLPIPTWSQYAMDVQRVRLTVGNAGCVNACHHRLGIMQERSRMFFLLNAGMEERANYHKAGGVFSAARKVDNAVLLSESMDAQELLEGVKEMYRRSPEAAVHLRDGSNSTLRELLGAHDVRSADELTVAGLGWQAEKDAPHQGQIYSADCESMAALGAELRFSFTALQGYVSKKVLRRVVFRAERPSLTPQAAEYSVPLYGLQSSELSDLADLIRRKLEGPHPRVQYILSICFTESPPFEVTSSCTTLQDQLDNIFFALFKATLAPEDPSSAGVAWLLGQVGGLQMLHAQDGPGRDFDEMAPPPDQVKAGAKQSGLYYMYYLYANLAVLNSLRRRKGLEPLQLRCTGNKPTGMDDLIGAYILSDVITRATKITDYPVLQYLCGLHRVGLTVSPLCDHMEGIVSYKDHPLPHFLHRCLHITLSTESPLRYHHNPRALIEEYATAQKMFRLSSLDMTELAHNSVLMSSFSPEVKRQWLGNNYQLGFEGNEFELSHVTNARLAFRNEAWQLEHNMMRDLNLNSSHEVGPRLCRWHQLSNVQEVEYDTVMDNRVRFPRTVLKGPHKDAKAATAAPRVARALDLRHQYIWRPPLPWETAQRHGVETDFQRRTATFNEDEWTYAASDAVFIAYPKSAVHAWPRSLPTLDDFHKHLRELRDICASAEVKEYAHKRLENLDHKFRLHLALNHENEAGTTEDRQSSNRDFYQATKVDTHIHMAAGMTPKQILKFVLAKLKESGDDIAMKKGDDIITLGQLFAKAGITPNLTVDQLNVQADHTLFERFDNFNSKYNPMENGDLRSLLLKTDNFMNGRYFAELIHDVFEQYSRDRYTYAENRLSVYGINIKEWDKLAHWFSTHGMTNKHNKWIIQVPRVYKVFRAQNVIGSFGQYLQNIFQPLWEASLHPSEHPTLHNFLNHVSGFDSVDNEATIDLPFTTVSPWAWTIVENPPYNYYLYYLYANIRTLNEFRASRGFSTFGLRPHCGESGSEVHLYGAFLCANSICHGINLRNDPPMQYLYYLTQIGLHVSPLSNNALFLHFLSNPFPDFFHRGLNVSLSTDDPMMFHQTQEPLIEEYSIAARVWGLSANDLCEIARNSVLQCGFDNNFKCNAIGNRWFLSSSLGNDSLRTHLSDIRVAFRFETYHTELQQLELCCGRSVSRFMMTAAEERAVDVQIVDVQREYVLLSTHDQAMEVMLREMENTKAKILQTRGQVDILRRQQRSLLENITEMGIRRQEAEEKSAQEEKELLSRKSPFYVRETSQGSQVGDGGNGDHSGVLQSPTCPTQQGETLKRLLRWKPMPPDLMRSVTQASFSCSRGRPLPPLPARQLYQSTTGVKGPATY; encoded by the coding sequence ATGATGGACAGCAAGTCCAATGTCGGCGACTCGGCAACGATGCCCATGCTGCCAGAGCTTTATCATGGCGGCCTCTTCCAACCGGCATCTCCGCACGGCGAATCTGCCTCTACTGCTCCCTTCTATGAGAAGAACGGCCAGCTGCATAGTTGCCATGGCGTCCCGCATGGATGCCTCACCCGTGAGCCGTCGGAGATGTTTCAAGTCGTTatcgacggcgacgacggcggcgttgaGATGCGGCGCGTGCATGACCGCATTGAGGCTGccttgcgtgtgcgctcaCTCTACCGGCCTCTGGAGGCTCGCGTGGGCGGCCGGGAGCGGGCAAACCCGTACATGTCAGCTCCAATGCCGAGCCGCGTCACAATTGTGCAGAAGGACGGCGTCTACCAGGTCACTGACCACGACGCATCGCTTTTCCTCCCTATACCAACGTGGTCGCAGTACGCGATGGATGTGCAGAGGGTGCGGCTCACCGTCGGCAACGCCGGCTGCGTCAACGCCTGTCACCATCGTCTTGGCATTATGCAAGAGCGCTCCCGCATGTTCTTTTTGCTCAATGCGGGGATGGAGGAGCGGGCAAATTATCACAAAGCCGGCGGTGTCTTTTCGGCGGCCAGGAAGGTAGACAACGCGGTCCTGCTCTCCGAGTCGATGGATGCACAAGAGCTGCTTGAGGGGGTGAAGGAGATGTACCGGCGCAGTCCGGAGGCAGCAGTGCACCTGCGCGACGGGTCGAACTCCACGCTACGTGAGCTGCTCGGCGCACACGACGTACGATCCGCGGATGAGCTCACCGTTGCTGGTCTCGGATGGCAGGCAGAGAAAGACGCACCTCATCAAGGCCAGATCTACTCGGCAGATTGCGAGAGCATGGCTGCCCTCGGCGCCGAGCTGCGTTTCTCCTTCACCGCGTTGCAGGGGTACGTGTCCAagaaggtgctgcggcgtgtgGTGTTCAGGGCAGAGCGGCCGTCACTCACTCCACAGGCGGCTGAGTACAGCGTACCGCTCTACGGCCTGCAATCATCCGAGCTGAGCGATCTGGCGGATCTGATTCGGCGTAAGCTTGAGGGCCCGCATCCGCGGGTGCAGTACATCCTGAGCATCTGCTTCACCGAGTCGCCGCCGTTCGAGGTaacgagcagctgcacgacgcTGCAGGACCAGCTGGACAACATCTTTTTCGCTCTCTTCAAGGCTACCTTGGCTCCGGAAGACCCGAGCAGCGCTGGCGTGGCGTGGCTGCTGGGGCAAGTGGGTGGTCTGCAGATGCTGCATGCACAGGACGGACCCGGCCGTGACTTTGACGAGATGGCTCCGCCTCCAGATCAGGTGAAGGCTGGGGCCAAGCAGAGCGGGCTCTACTACATGTACTACCTGTACGCCAACCTCGCCGTACTAAACagcctgcggcggcgcaaggGGCTCGAGCCAttgcagctgcgctgcaccggcAACAAGCCGACCGGGATGGACGACCTGATCGGCGCCTACATCCTTTCTGACGTTATCACACGCGCGACCAAGATTACCGACTACCCCGTTCTGCAGTACCTGTGCGGTCTGCATCGTGTCGGCCTGACAGTGTCGCCGCTGTGTGACCACATGGAAGGCATTGTGTCGTACAAGGACCACCCGCTCCCCCACTTTTTGCACCGCTGCCTGCACATCACGCTATCAACAgagtcgccgctgcgctacCACCACAACCCCCGCGCGCTCATCGAAGAGTACGCCACGGCGCAGAAGATGTTTCGACTGAGCTCCCTCGACATGACAGAGCTCGCTCACAACAGCGTTCTCATGtcctccttctctcccgAGGTGAAGCGGCAGTGGCTTGGGAATAACTACCAGCTGGGCTTCGAGGGCAATGAGTTTGAGCTGAGCCATGTCACCAACGCACGGCTTGCGTTCCGCAACGAGGCATGGCAGCTGGAGCACAACATGATGCGCGACCTTAACTTGAATTCTTCTCACGAGGTCGGCCCGAGGCTCTGTCGCTGGCACCAACTGAGCAAcgtgcaggaggtggagtACGATACCGTGATGGACAACCGCGTCCGCTTCCCGCGCACGGTGCTCAAAGGACCACACAAGGacgcgaaggcggcgacagcggcaccgcgcgTCGCGCGCGCCCTCGACCTGCGGCACCAGTACATCTGGCGCCCACCCCTTCCATgggagacggcgcagcgacacggcGTCGAGACAGACTTTCAGCGCCGAACGGCAACCTTCAACGAGGATGAGTGGACCTACGCGGCGAGCGACGCGGTCTTCATTGCATACCCCAAAAGTGCTGTGCACGCTTGGCCGCGGTCGCTGCCGACGCTTGACGACTTCCACAAGCACCTGCGCGAACTGAGGGACatctgcgccagcgccgagGTGAAGGAGTACGCGCACAAGCGACTCGAGAACCTCGATCACAAGTTCCGCCTGCACCTTGCTCTCAACCACGAAAACGAAGCCGGCACCACGGAGGATCGACAGTCCTCGAACCGCGACTTCTATCAGGCCACCAAGGTCGACACGCACATCCACATGGCAGCCGGCATGACGCCGAAGCAGATTTTGAAGTTTGTGCTTGCCAAGCTGAAGGAAAGCGGCGACGACATTGCCATGAAGAAGGGGGATGACATCATCACCCTGGGCCAGCTCTTCGCCAAGGCCGGCATCACGCCGAACTTGACGGTGGATCAGCTGAACGTGCAGGCCGACCATACGCTGTTCGAGCGCTTTGACAACTTCAACAGCAAGTACAACCCGATGGAAAACGGCGACctgcgctcgctgctgctgaagacGGACAACTTCATGAATGGCCGCTACTTTGCAGAGCTGATCCACGACGTATTTGAGCAGTACTCGCGCGACCGCTACACCTACGCTGAGAACCGCCTCTCCGTCTACGGCATCAACATCAAGGAATGGGACAAGCTGGCGCATTGGTTTTCCACGCACGGTATGACGAACAAGCACAACAAGTGGATTATTCAGGTGCCGCGCGTCTACAAGGTGTTCCGCGCGCAGAACGTCATTGGCAGCTTTGGCCAGTATCTGCAGAATATCTTTCAGCCCTTGTGGGAGGCCTCGCTGCACCCGAGCGAACACCCGACGCTGCACAACTTTCTCAATCACGTGAGCGGCTTCGACTCCGTCGACAATGAGGCCACCATTGATCTCCCCTTCACGACGGTCTCGCCGTGGGCGTGGACGATCGTCGAGAACCCGCCGTACAACTACTACCTCTACTACTTGTACGCCAACATCCGCACACTCAATGAGTTCCGCGCCTCTCGCGGCTTCTCTACGTTTGGGCTGCGGCCGCACTGCGGCGAATCGGGCTCTGAGGTGCACCTGTACGGCGCCTTTCTGTGCGCGAACAGCATCTGCCACGGCATCAACTTGCGCAACGATCCACCGATGCAGTATCTCTACTACCTCACCCAGATTGGTTTACACGTGTCGCCGCTGAGTAACAACGCTCTTTTCTTGCACTTTTTGAGCAATCCGTTTCCCGACTTCTTCCACCGCGGACTGAATGTGTCGTTGAGCACGGACGATCCGATGATGTTCCACCAAACACAGGAGCCGCTGATCGAGGAGTACAGCAttgctgcgcgcgtgtgggggCTCAGCGCGAACGACCTGTGTGAGATTGCGCGCAACTCCGTGCTGCAGTGCGGCTTCGACAACAACTTCAAGTGCAACGCAATCGGTAACCGCTGgttcctctcctcttcgttGGGCAACGACTCGCTGCGTACGCACCTCTCCGACATTCGTGTCGCGTTTAGGTTTGAGACCTACCACACCGAGCTGCAACAGCTAGAGCTGTGCTGCGGACGATCGGTGTCGCGCTTCATGATGaccgctgccgaggagcgcgccgtCGACGTCCAGATCGTCGATGTGCAGCGCGAGTACGTCCTCCTCTCCACGCATGATCAGGCGATGGAGGTGATGCTGCGCGAGATGGAGAACACGAAAGCAAAGATCTTGCAGACACGGGGTCAGGTGGACATcctgcgacggcagcagcgctctcTGCTGGAGAACATCACGGAGATGGGTATCCGCCGccaggaggcagaggaaaagtctgcgcaggaggagaaggagctaCTGTCCCGTAAGAGCCCCTTCTACGTGCGTGAAACGTCGCAGGGCTCGCAggtcggcgacggcggaaACGGTGATCACTCTGGTGTCTTACAGAGCCCCACGTGTCCAACACAGCAGGGTGAAACGCTGAAGCGTCTTTTGCGCTGGAAGCCGATGCCACCAGATCTTATGCGCTCCGTGACACAGGCGAGTTTCAGCTGTTCGCGTGGGCGTCCACTTCCGCCGTTgccagcgcggcagctgtaCCAAAGCACGACAGGCGTCAAGGGCCCTGCCACATACTGA
- a CDS encoding putative proteasome alpha 1 subunit — translation MNRAGFDKYITVFSPEGSLYQVEYAFKAVTYPGLLTVAIRCKDAVLVATQHVIPDRLIRPDSVTALYEVTPSIGCCMTGRAPDGRALVQRAREEASDYHYRYGMQIPIAVLAKRMGDKAQVRTQQAGLRPMGVVTTFIGMDQSDQDGSLKPKIYTVDPAGWTGGHIACAVGKKQVEAMAFLEKRQKNTDFDDLTEKEAAMIALAALQSAIGTAVKAKEVEVGRCTAANPTFQRVPNSEVEEWLTAVAEAD, via the coding sequence ATGAACCGCGCAGGCTTCGACAAGTACATTACCGTCTTCAGCCCTGAGGGCTCGCTGTACCAGGTGGAGTACGCATTCAAAGCGGTCACGTACCCTGGCCTGCTCACGGTTGCCATTCGCTGCAAGGATGCCGTTCTGGTCGCGACGCAGCATGTGATTCCCGACCGCCTCATACGCCCTGACTCCGTGACGGCGCTCTACGAGGTCACTCCGAGCATTGGCTGCTGCATGACCGGTCGCGCCCCCGACGGGCgcgcgctggtgcagcgcgcgcgagaggaAGCGTCGGATTACCACTACCGCTACGGTATGCAGATTCCAATTGCGGTGCTGGCGAAGCGCATGGGTGACAAGGCGCAGGTGCGAACGCAGCAGGCCGGCCTGCGGCCGATGGGCGTGGTGACTACCTTCATCGGCATGGACCAGAGTGACCAGGACGGCTCGCTCAAGCCGAAGATTTACACCGTCGACCCGGCCGGCTGGACCGGCGGGCACATTGCGTGCGCTGTGGGCAAAAAGcaggtggaggcgatggcaTTCTTGGAGAAGCGCCAGAAGAACACCGATTTTGACGATCtgacggagaaggaggccGCGATGATCgcactggcggcgctgcagagcgCGATCGGCACAGCTGTCAAGGCGaaagaggtggaggtgggccGCTGCACGGCCGCCAACCCGACCTTTCAGCGTGTGCCAAATagcgaggtggaggagtggCTGACCGCCGTGGCCGAGGCGGATTAA